Proteins from a single region of Roseateles sp. XES5:
- a CDS encoding helix-turn-helix domain-containing protein: protein MTVGIGNLTGGKPDGVAHFRDVPFRDALPHPLYFRSAQMPENASYPRHSHPWGEFVYSYSGMMEVSLNDAHYLAPPQYAVWLPPHVEHRGLNRHAAVHCSLYIEPARCTGLPQETTALEVSPLLRAMLEHLRDHTSTDHGAAAHLRFLEVVVDLVATAPKVGTYLPWSTDPVLERVLARLQENPADNRSLAEHARLCGTAERTLIRRCLRDLGMPFAEWKQRLRVVKAMPMLEARRTVDHISAALGYSNASSFIAMFKRMTGMTPDDYRASTR from the coding sequence ATGACAGTCGGTATCGGAAACCTGACAGGCGGCAAGCCGGACGGGGTCGCGCATTTTCGCGACGTGCCGTTCCGGGATGCGCTTCCTCATCCCCTCTATTTCCGCTCCGCGCAGATGCCGGAAAACGCGTCCTATCCGCGGCACAGCCATCCATGGGGCGAGTTCGTCTATTCCTACAGCGGCATGATGGAGGTGAGCCTCAACGACGCGCACTATCTCGCGCCGCCGCAATATGCCGTCTGGCTGCCGCCGCATGTCGAGCATCGCGGCCTCAACCGGCATGCCGCCGTCCATTGCTCGCTCTATATCGAGCCCGCGCGCTGCACCGGCCTGCCGCAGGAAACCACCGCGCTGGAGGTCAGCCCGTTGCTGCGGGCGATGCTGGAACACCTGCGCGATCACACCAGCACGGATCATGGGGCCGCTGCGCATCTTCGCTTCCTGGAGGTGGTCGTCGATCTCGTCGCCACGGCGCCGAAGGTCGGCACCTATCTGCCCTGGTCGACGGATCCTGTTCTCGAACGGGTTCTCGCCCGGCTTCAGGAAAATCCCGCCGACAACCGCTCGCTTGCCGAACATGCAAGGCTTTGCGGCACCGCCGAGCGAACCCTGATCCGCCGCTGCCTTCGTGACCTCGGCATGCCCTTTGCCGAATGGAAGCAGCGCCTGCGCGTCGTCAAGGCCATGCCGATGCTGGAGGCGCGCCGGACGGTGGACCACATTTCCGCTGCGCTCGGCTACAGCAACGCCTCTTCCTTCATCGCCATGTTCAAGCGCATGACCGGCATGACGCCGGACGACTACCGGGCATCGACGCGATAG
- a CDS encoding methyl-accepting chemotaxis protein, with product MLKLMAKSLATKLIVVTGGTIALVMLASNTVLIDQTQNRVSDLVYAQASTEAKAIAADIATDVGQIVSAARSMSGVIELGRAGGHLDRREVVDITRSSLDKNSFAFGAWFAEEPNAFDGRSRETPEQLENGTYADGSFNLFWTRQTDGSAKLSTFKSDYAAEWYALAAKTGKGNITQPYVESSTGVDFTMASIAYPVKADGKLIGVTGVDISLKTFHDKLIQLKPFGTGRVTLLSQSGKWIVGPTEDLLMKDYEGDGGEVVKQALATGKPDRIANLSFDDLANFDRIVYPFTLPDVGATWVVLVDVPHAAIAAPVNDQTTMMIIGGLIVLATVLAGLYFAVRTFVQKPLAGLVADVATLGKGVYTQPIAGQDRSDETGSVAKALEGFRHQLADTKRLEAEATNQRQLTEAERNRSEAERTEASTLQRDIVARLGDGLAQLSSGNLTFRLSGDFPGDYGKLKTDFNSAIASLEETIQTVNASVGNIGGGTGEISKGAADLSHRTEQQAASLEETAAALDQLTSQVNSSAENARVAAKSVDTASNDASKSGEVVQKAIAAMHGIEHSSHEISNIIGVIDDIAFQTNLLALNAGVEAARAGEAGKGFAVVAQEVRELAQRSANAAKEIKTLINTSEVQVREGVDLVGKAGSALENIAEQVIQINGLIRQISSSASEQAVGLKEINAAVNQMDQVTQQNAAMVEETTAASMALNDEAQTLKSLVARFRAGAAAMAAQQPVQQASRPQAQPQRSAYQAPRTTARAIPQISGNTALAQDDWEEF from the coding sequence ATGCTCAAGCTTATGGCCAAGTCGCTCGCGACGAAGCTCATCGTGGTCACGGGCGGCACGATCGCCCTGGTGATGCTCGCCTCGAACACCGTGCTGATCGACCAGACGCAGAACCGCGTTTCCGATCTCGTCTATGCGCAGGCCAGTACCGAGGCGAAGGCGATCGCGGCCGATATCGCGACCGATGTCGGCCAGATCGTCAGCGCTGCACGCTCCATGTCGGGCGTCATCGAGCTGGGGCGTGCCGGCGGACATCTCGATCGCAGGGAAGTCGTCGATATCACCAGATCGAGCCTCGACAAGAACAGCTTCGCCTTCGGCGCGTGGTTTGCCGAGGAACCGAATGCCTTCGACGGCAGATCGCGCGAAACGCCCGAGCAGCTTGAAAACGGCACCTATGCGGACGGTTCGTTCAACCTGTTCTGGACCCGGCAGACGGACGGTTCCGCCAAGCTTTCGACCTTCAAGTCCGACTATGCGGCCGAATGGTACGCGCTCGCCGCGAAGACCGGCAAAGGCAACATAACCCAGCCCTATGTGGAAAGCTCGACCGGTGTCGATTTCACCATGGCGTCCATTGCCTATCCGGTCAAAGCCGACGGCAAGCTCATCGGCGTGACCGGTGTCGACATTTCCTTGAAGACGTTCCACGACAAACTCATCCAGTTGAAACCCTTTGGAACCGGCCGCGTCACGCTGCTTTCGCAGTCCGGCAAATGGATCGTCGGGCCGACGGAAGACCTCTTGATGAAGGACTACGAGGGGGATGGCGGCGAGGTCGTCAAGCAGGCGCTCGCCACCGGCAAGCCGGACCGCATCGCCAATCTCTCCTTCGACGACCTCGCCAACTTCGACCGCATCGTCTATCCCTTCACCCTGCCGGATGTCGGCGCGACGTGGGTCGTGCTGGTCGACGTTCCCCATGCCGCGATTGCCGCGCCCGTCAACGACCAGACCACGATGATGATCATCGGCGGCCTGATCGTTCTGGCGACGGTTCTGGCTGGTCTCTACTTCGCCGTTCGCACCTTCGTGCAGAAGCCGCTCGCCGGCCTCGTCGCCGATGTCGCGACGCTCGGCAAGGGCGTCTATACCCAGCCCATCGCCGGCCAGGACCGTTCGGACGAAACCGGCTCCGTCGCCAAGGCGCTCGAAGGCTTCCGCCACCAGCTCGCCGACACCAAGCGCCTGGAAGCCGAAGCCACCAACCAGCGCCAGCTGACCGAAGCCGAACGCAACCGCTCCGAAGCCGAGCGCACCGAGGCGAGCACCCTCCAGCGCGATATCGTCGCCCGCCTCGGCGACGGTCTTGCCCAGCTCTCCTCGGGCAACCTCACCTTCCGCCTCTCCGGCGACTTCCCCGGCGACTACGGCAAGCTGAAGACCGACTTCAACTCGGCCATCGCCAGCCTCGAAGAGACGATCCAGACGGTCAACGCCTCGGTCGGCAATATCGGTGGCGGCACCGGCGAGATCTCCAAGGGCGCTGCGGACCTGTCGCACCGCACCGAACAGCAGGCGGCAAGCCTCGAAGAGACGGCCGCTGCCCTCGACCAGCTCACCTCGCAGGTCAATTCCAGCGCGGAGAATGCCCGCGTCGCCGCCAAGTCGGTGGACACGGCCAGTAACGACGCCAGCAAGTCCGGTGAAGTGGTGCAGAAGGCGATCGCCGCCATGCACGGCATCGAACACTCCTCGCACGAGATCTCCAACATCATCGGCGTCATCGACGACATCGCCTTCCAGACCAACCTGCTCGCCCTCAATGCCGGCGTGGAAGCGGCGCGTGCGGGCGAAGCCGGCAAGGGCTTTGCGGTCGTGGCGCAGGAAGTGCGTGAACTCGCCCAGCGTTCGGCCAATGCGGCCAAGGAGATCAAGACGCTGATCAACACCTCGGAGGTGCAGGTGCGCGAAGGCGTCGACCTCGTCGGCAAGGCCGGCAGCGCGCTGGAGAACATCGCCGAGCAGGTCATCCAGATCAACGGCCTGATCCGCCAGATCTCCTCGTCGGCCTCCGAGCAGGCCGTCGGCCTCAAGGAGATCAATGCGGCGGTCAACCAGATGGACCAGGTGACGCAGCAGAACGCGGCGATGGTGGAGGAAACGACGGCCGCGTCGATGGCGTTGAACGACGAGGCGCAGACGCTGAAGTCGCTGGTTGCGCGCTTCCGGGCCGGTGCGGCCGCCATGGCCGCCCAGCAGCCGGTGCAGCAGGCGAGCCGTCCGCAGGCCCAGCCGCAGCGCTCTGCCTATCAGGCTCCGCGCACGACGGCCCGCGCCATCCCGCAGATCTCCGGCAACACCGCGCTTGCCCAGGACGACTGGGAAGAGTTCTGA
- a CDS encoding helix-turn-helix transcriptional regulator — MVQYSNPPLDLSFAALSDATRRGIIDQLGQGNASITSLADRFKMTLTGMKKHVQVLERAGLVVTHKVGRTRTCQLGQRGLKAEAEWIEAHRRLFEARFNALDDIILEMKQEGSDEPAG; from the coding sequence ATGGTTCAGTATTCAAATCCTCCGCTCGACCTCTCCTTTGCCGCGCTGTCGGATGCGACCCGCCGCGGGATCATCGATCAGCTCGGGCAAGGCAACGCGTCGATCACCAGTCTGGCGGACAGGTTCAAGATGACGCTGACCGGCATGAAGAAGCATGTCCAGGTTCTCGAGCGAGCGGGGCTCGTCGTCACGCACAAGGTCGGGCGGACGAGGACCTGCCAGCTTGGACAACGCGGGCTCAAGGCGGAGGCGGAGTGGATCGAGGCGCATCGTCGGCTCTTCGAGGCCCGCTTCAACGCATTGGACGACATCATCCTTGAAATGAAACAGGAGGGAAGCGATGAGCCAGCAGGGTAA
- a CDS encoding SRPBCC domain-containing protein, translating into MSQQGNGAGGAHNRTAVERRGDRELVVTRIFDAPPSMVYKAWSQPALFQRWWMPRSVSGISLVSCDMDVRTGGKYRLEFGVDGSETMAFYGKYLEVVPNERIVWTNDEGEEGAVTTVTFEDQGGTTLLTFHELYPSREALEEALQGSAAAMPEQLEQLEELLSGMGA; encoded by the coding sequence ATGAGCCAGCAGGGTAACGGCGCCGGTGGCGCACACAACCGCACCGCGGTCGAACGCAGAGGCGATCGCGAACTCGTCGTGACGCGGATATTCGATGCGCCGCCGAGCATGGTCTACAAGGCGTGGAGCCAGCCCGCGCTGTTCCAGCGCTGGTGGATGCCCAGATCGGTCTCCGGCATATCCCTCGTATCGTGCGACATGGACGTTCGCACCGGCGGGAAATACCGGCTGGAATTCGGCGTCGACGGTTCCGAGACCATGGCCTTCTACGGCAAGTATCTCGAAGTGGTGCCGAACGAGCGCATCGTCTGGACCAACGATGAGGGCGAAGAGGGCGCGGTCACGACCGTGACCTTCGAGGACCAGGGCGGGACGACGCTACTGACCTTTCATGAGCTCTATCCGTCCCGGGAGGCGCTCGAGGAAGCCCTCCAGGGCTCGGCCGCCGCAATGCCGGAGCAGCTCGAGCAGCTTGAAGAGCTGCTTTCCGGCATGGGCGCGTAG
- a CDS encoding LysR family transcriptional regulator — protein sequence MDRIDLFRIFVRVVDCSSFTRAADMLGLPRSSVSAAVQELEGRVGARLLHRTTRVVSPTQDGAAFYERCLRLIADVEEAENVFRQTAAPSGRLRIDVPGRIGRLVLAPALPEFLDAYPEIDIDLGVTDRAVNLVEDSVDCVLRVGPLADSGLIARTLGDLPLINVASPAYLRRHGVPETPDALHDHLAINYASPSSGRIEAWEWVEDGARRTRPMRSRVAVNSAEAYIACCVAGLGLIQIPAYDVRHHLDAGELVEVMPSYRAEPMPMTLLYPHRQHLSRRLQVFADWLETLLRRQLL from the coding sequence TTGGACCGTATCGACCTGTTCCGCATCTTCGTCCGTGTCGTCGATTGTTCGAGCTTCACGCGCGCAGCCGATATGCTGGGCTTGCCCCGCTCGTCCGTCTCCGCGGCGGTGCAGGAGCTGGAAGGCCGTGTCGGGGCGAGGCTGCTGCACCGGACGACACGGGTGGTCTCGCCGACGCAGGACGGCGCGGCCTTCTATGAGCGCTGCCTGCGGCTGATCGCGGATGTCGAGGAGGCCGAGAACGTCTTCCGCCAGACCGCTGCCCCTTCGGGCCGGCTTCGCATCGATGTTCCGGGCCGCATCGGACGGCTTGTCCTTGCACCGGCCCTTCCGGAATTTCTCGATGCCTATCCCGAGATCGACATCGATCTCGGCGTCACGGACCGCGCGGTGAACCTGGTGGAGGACAGTGTCGATTGCGTGTTGCGCGTCGGGCCGCTCGCCGATTCCGGCCTGATCGCGCGTACGCTTGGCGACCTTCCCTTGATCAATGTCGCAAGCCCCGCCTATCTCCGGCGTCATGGCGTGCCTGAAACGCCGGACGCGCTGCACGATCATCTGGCGATCAACTACGCCTCGCCATCGAGCGGTCGTATCGAGGCCTGGGAATGGGTCGAAGACGGCGCGCGCAGGACAAGACCGATGCGCAGCCGCGTCGCCGTCAACAGTGCCGAAGCCTATATCGCCTGCTGCGTGGCCGGCCTGGGTCTGATCCAGATTCCCGCCTACGACGTCCGGCACCATCTCGACGCCGGCGAGCTCGTCGAGGTGATGCCTTCCTATCGCGCGGAACCGATGCCGATGACCCTTCTCTATCCGCATCGCCAGCATCTTTCACGCCGGTTGCAGGTTTTTGCCGACTGGCTCGAGACGCTGCTCAGGCGGCAGCTTTTGTGA
- a CDS encoding SDR family oxidoreductase, translating to MTDHSIKGKTVIIAGGAKNLGGLIARDLAAHGAKAIAIHYNSAATKADADATVAAVKAAGAEAVAFQADLTTAGAMEKLFADTLAAIGKPDIAINTVGKVLKKPMVEISEAEYDEMSAVNAKSAFFFIKEAGRHLNDNGKICTLVTSLLGAFTPFYAAYAGTKAPVEHFTRAASKEFGARGISVTAIGPGPMDTSFFYPAEGADAVAYHKTAAALSAFSRTGLTDIEDIVPYIRFMVSEGWWMTGQTILVNGGYTTK from the coding sequence ATGACCGACCACAGCATCAAGGGCAAAACCGTTATCATCGCCGGAGGCGCGAAGAATCTCGGCGGGCTGATCGCGCGCGATCTCGCTGCGCACGGGGCCAAGGCAATCGCCATCCACTACAACAGCGCCGCCACCAAGGCCGACGCGGACGCAACCGTCGCCGCCGTGAAGGCCGCGGGCGCAGAAGCGGTCGCCTTCCAGGCCGACCTCACCACGGCCGGTGCAATGGAAAAGCTCTTCGCCGACACGCTCGCCGCCATCGGCAAGCCGGATATCGCGATCAACACCGTCGGCAAGGTGCTGAAGAAGCCGATGGTCGAAATCTCGGAAGCCGAATATGACGAGATGAGCGCGGTCAACGCCAAGTCGGCCTTCTTCTTCATCAAGGAAGCTGGCAGGCACCTCAACGACAACGGCAAGATCTGCACGCTCGTCACCTCGCTGCTCGGAGCCTTCACGCCCTTCTACGCCGCCTATGCCGGCACCAAGGCGCCCGTCGAGCACTTCACCCGTGCCGCGTCGAAGGAGTTCGGCGCACGCGGCATTTCGGTGACGGCGATCGGCCCCGGACCGATGGACACGTCCTTCTTCTACCCGGCCGAGGGCGCCGACGCGGTTGCCTATCACAAGACGGCGGCCGCGCTCTCGGCATTCTCCAGGACCGGGCTCACCGATATCGAGGATATCGTTCCCTACATCCGGTTCATGGTTTCCGAGGGCTGGTGGATGACCGGCCAGACGATCCTCGTCAATGGCGGTTACACGACCAAGTGA
- a CDS encoding amidase family protein — translation MLAERQRLPAAYCVLFEKIVREDSALRSLLDPAWSWIEKELARLDARLNAGAGHALAGVSLGVKDTIVVDGLPTRAGTAVDLGEILSLRPSAAVAALQAAGAVVVAKQATHQFGSSAGPAATRSPRGLDYYAGGSTVGGAVAVAAGFTALALGTDGAGSLRKPAALAGVAGLRPKKATICDEGEVNGGLFGQSTGLIARRAMDIAAVFERCPALLRAPLGAERLGPLVIGVPDFARKAIAPSAEQALDAAVGKLVQMGHAVVSVPLWIDAAASRDFQVAMNFDNWTFHAPLLAAHGDIYVPAVAAAIRAGEAISSHEAAAAKRRLVDHRTRFLDAAAARGIDLLLTPSVPLPDARIGTASSQDLAAETGRFTVLANIYDLDSLSLPLMQEAEGTRSVMLTGLGISLATLLGCGRRLEMPYDQHRRSSLLRANAWTAARSRAIVKHVRHPSNASAGQARRFTVRPSNAITWSCNRH, via the coding sequence ATGCTGGCTGAAAGACAGCGCCTGCCGGCGGCCTATTGCGTGCTCTTCGAAAAGATCGTGCGTGAGGATTCGGCACTGCGATCGCTTCTTGATCCTGCCTGGAGTTGGATAGAGAAGGAGCTTGCCAGGCTCGATGCGCGCCTCAATGCGGGGGCGGGCCATGCTCTGGCCGGCGTTTCCCTCGGGGTGAAGGATACGATCGTCGTTGATGGCTTGCCGACGCGGGCGGGAACGGCGGTCGATCTTGGTGAAATTCTGTCCTTGAGACCAAGCGCCGCGGTCGCGGCGCTGCAGGCTGCGGGCGCGGTGGTGGTCGCCAAGCAGGCGACGCATCAGTTCGGATCCAGCGCCGGTCCGGCTGCCACACGTTCGCCGCGCGGATTGGACTATTATGCCGGCGGCTCGACCGTCGGTGGGGCTGTCGCCGTTGCCGCCGGATTTACGGCACTGGCACTCGGAACGGATGGCGCGGGTTCGCTGCGCAAGCCGGCGGCCCTTGCCGGTGTGGCCGGCCTTCGTCCGAAAAAGGCGACGATATGCGATGAAGGCGAAGTCAATGGTGGGCTTTTCGGGCAGAGTACGGGACTGATCGCCCGTCGCGCGATGGATATCGCCGCTGTTTTCGAGCGTTGTCCCGCACTTCTGCGTGCTCCACTGGGGGCGGAGCGGCTCGGTCCGCTTGTCATCGGCGTTCCCGATTTTGCCCGCAAGGCCATCGCGCCCTCGGCTGAGCAAGCGCTCGACGCCGCCGTCGGCAAGCTCGTGCAGATGGGCCATGCCGTCGTTTCCGTGCCGTTATGGATCGACGCGGCGGCGAGCCGAGATTTCCAGGTCGCCATGAACTTCGACAACTGGACGTTCCACGCCCCGCTGCTGGCTGCGCATGGGGATATCTACGTGCCCGCCGTCGCCGCCGCGATACGCGCCGGCGAGGCGATTTCTTCGCACGAAGCGGCCGCGGCAAAGCGCCGGCTTGTCGACCACCGTACCCGCTTTCTGGACGCGGCCGCGGCAAGAGGCATCGATCTTCTCCTCACGCCCAGCGTGCCCTTGCCGGATGCACGTATCGGCACGGCAAGTTCACAGGATCTTGCCGCGGAGACCGGCCGCTTCACCGTCCTTGCCAATATCTACGATCTCGACAGCCTGTCACTGCCGCTCATGCAGGAGGCAGAGGGAACACGTTCGGTGATGCTGACGGGGCTCGGCATTTCCCTTGCCACGCTTCTTGGCTGTGGACGTCGGCTGGAAATGCCGTATGACCAGCATAGGCGGTCGAGCCTGCTACGTGCGAATGCATGGACCGCGGCGCGATCAAGAGCCATCGTCAAGCACGTCCGTCATCCATCAAATGCCTCGGCTGGACAGGCCCGACGGTTCACCGTCAGGCCGTCCAATGCCATCACTTGGTCGTGTAACCGCCATTGA
- a CDS encoding Xaa-Pro peptidase family protein, giving the protein MNMRVKESRYSGRIEKLLDGFEPSFEFIAPPPLPESEFAERVRRIRREAVEAGHDALIVHTGTVGWFHTSNIYLRYICDWMREGILIVPSDSDKEMILVSFFTQSVIMPPGGEPVGVEQIWQVGAFGREYADRPGSSIAKAAEAVTKLMDGLGLKAGQIGRLGDKNSAELFRHLDEMMPKAKFVASNSIIDRMQKIRSSREVAMTRAAAQLISIGTEAAYHVTRPGVTDTEIFAAFTFAQMARGGETGDGYQIGINQYGTHCGKPYGHIVRPGDLINLYISNVTYQGYTAQTARMIAVGEITARQEKVLAVCTEGVKRAEKLIRPGALMSDINNAAFEPYIEHGLLTSPNARTMPYNWASGDDGGARLVPYQHVPDADWEAQGRKLMHVYPAVSGPHNPNLGHSVGMAGGSNSFNISSHNYDHLEEGMIFVLHTQWLEAQSAGCNVGDLYLVTADGFENLSRHTPLETHRVAP; this is encoded by the coding sequence ATGAACATGCGTGTGAAAGAAAGCCGCTACTCGGGCCGTATCGAAAAGCTGCTCGACGGTTTCGAGCCGAGCTTCGAGTTCATCGCCCCGCCGCCGCTACCGGAATCCGAATTCGCCGAGCGCGTGCGCCGTATCCGGCGGGAAGCTGTCGAAGCGGGCCATGATGCGCTGATCGTGCATACCGGCACGGTGGGATGGTTCCATACCTCGAACATCTATCTCCGCTACATCTGCGACTGGATGCGGGAAGGCATCCTGATCGTCCCCAGCGACAGCGACAAGGAAATGATCCTGGTTTCCTTCTTCACCCAGTCGGTGATCATGCCGCCGGGCGGCGAGCCGGTGGGTGTCGAGCAGATCTGGCAGGTGGGTGCCTTCGGCCGCGAATATGCCGACCGGCCGGGGTCTTCCATCGCCAAGGCCGCCGAGGCGGTGACGAAACTCATGGACGGTCTTGGCCTGAAGGCCGGCCAGATCGGCCGTCTCGGGGACAAGAACAGTGCGGAGCTCTTCCGCCACCTCGACGAGATGATGCCGAAGGCAAAGTTCGTCGCGTCAAACAGCATCATCGACCGCATGCAGAAGATCCGTTCGTCGCGCGAGGTGGCGATGACACGTGCGGCGGCGCAACTGATCTCGATCGGCACCGAGGCGGCCTATCATGTGACCCGGCCAGGTGTGACGGACACCGAGATCTTCGCCGCCTTTACGTTCGCCCAGATGGCGCGCGGCGGTGAGACCGGTGACGGCTATCAGATCGGGATCAACCAGTACGGTACCCACTGCGGGAAACCCTACGGCCACATCGTGCGGCCCGGCGACCTCATCAATCTCTACATCTCGAATGTCACCTACCAGGGCTATACCGCGCAGACGGCGCGCATGATCGCGGTCGGAGAGATCACCGCCCGCCAGGAAAAGGTGCTGGCGGTGTGCACGGAAGGCGTCAAACGGGCGGAAAAGCTGATCCGTCCGGGCGCGCTGATGAGCGACATCAACAACGCCGCCTTCGAGCCCTATATCGAGCATGGCCTGCTGACATCGCCCAATGCCCGCACCATGCCCTATAACTGGGCCTCCGGCGATGACGGCGGCGCCCGTCTCGTGCCGTATCAGCATGTGCCGGATGCTGACTGGGAAGCGCAGGGGCGCAAGCTGATGCATGTCTATCCGGCGGTGAGTGGCCCGCACAATCCCAATCTCGGCCATTCGGTCGGTATGGCCGGAGGCAGTAACAGCTTCAACATCTCCTCGCATAACTACGACCACCTCGAAGAGGGCATGATCTTCGTGCTGCACACGCAATGGCTGGAGGCGCAGTCGGCCGGCTGCAATGTTGGTGATCTCTACCTCGTGACCGCCGACGGCTTTGAAAACTTGAGCCGCCACACGCCGCTCGAAACGCATCGCGTGGCTCCGTGA
- a CDS encoding ABC transporter permease, with translation MHSASKNDWAGRSFNFVVIVLGCFGVAIMVVPVVVGFMMSLTAGNTIQFPPQGLSLKWYANLFDPVQSGRIHAAAFTSLKIACLATMLSILIAVPAALGMAREGRRFAFLEPFFMLPMVLPTLVFGIAALMFFVKLGVDPSFWLVVVGHTVIFTPLVFRTTVAVVSQLSPTLGESSMILGASRAHTMRRITLPLIMPGILGGALLVFMSSLDNVSVSLFLADARTSVLPIRMWRMIEESLDVRVAAISGVVIAVTFLLVVTASLFGNLVPKQK, from the coding sequence ATGCATAGCGCTAGCAAGAATGACTGGGCGGGCCGCTCCTTCAATTTCGTGGTGATCGTCCTCGGCTGCTTCGGTGTCGCGATCATGGTGGTGCCGGTCGTGGTCGGCTTCATGATGTCGTTGACCGCTGGCAACACCATCCAGTTCCCGCCGCAGGGGCTCTCGCTGAAATGGTACGCCAATCTGTTCGATCCCGTGCAGTCCGGCCGTATCCATGCCGCGGCATTCACCAGCCTGAAGATCGCCTGCCTTGCAACGATGCTTTCGATCTTGATCGCCGTGCCGGCTGCGCTGGGCATGGCGCGGGAAGGTCGTCGGTTTGCCTTCCTCGAACCCTTCTTCATGCTGCCGATGGTTCTGCCCACGCTGGTCTTCGGCATCGCGGCCCTGATGTTCTTCGTCAAGCTCGGCGTCGACCCCTCCTTCTGGCTGGTCGTCGTCGGTCACACGGTCATCTTCACGCCGCTCGTCTTCCGCACGACGGTCGCCGTGGTCTCGCAGCTCAGCCCGACGCTCGGCGAGAGCTCGATGATCCTCGGGGCAAGCCGCGCCCATACGATGCGCCGCATCACCCTGCCGCTGATCATGCCGGGCATTCTCGGTGGGGCGCTGCTGGTTTTCATGAGTTCGCTCGACAATGTCTCGGTCTCGCTCTTCCTTGCCGATGCGCGCACGAGCGTTCTGCCCATCCGGATGTGGCGCATGATCGAGGAATCCCTCGACGTTCGCGTCGCCGCCATATCCGGCGTCGTCATCGCGGTCACCTTCCTGCTGGTCGTCACCGCGTCCCTCTTCGGAAATCTCGTTCCCAAGCAAAAATAG